One Pseudomonas muyukensis DNA segment encodes these proteins:
- the tssG gene encoding type VI secretion system baseplate subunit TssG translates to MERQARTQADPVNTLQAMQAEPWAYDFFQALRRLEAENPELPRFGHSQRLADEPVRLGQRLDCGFAPATLASVTAVDDQPARLEQFFFGLGGPNGPLPLHLTEYMRERQRNHADPTSKRFLDIFHHRLLSLFYRAWAEARPTVSHDRPGDDYWAARLAALSGRGQPELHGQGPLADTAKLHWSGHLAAQTRYPDGLCSILAGYFGVPVKLEEYVGQWLELPERSQLGVRANRLGLDLCLGRYVWDRQHKFRLCLGPLSLDQYHALLPGGQAFVELAAWVAEYLGQELDWDLNLILAQDQVPALQLNAGQRLGFDTWLGRPSHDAGDLKLARYYADQPVAAPLTRSQDHG, encoded by the coding sequence CTGGAACGCCAAGCCCGGACGCAGGCCGACCCTGTGAACACGCTACAGGCGATGCAAGCCGAGCCCTGGGCGTACGACTTCTTCCAGGCGCTGCGCCGCCTCGAGGCGGAAAACCCGGAGCTGCCACGCTTCGGCCACTCGCAGCGCCTGGCCGACGAGCCGGTGCGCCTGGGCCAGCGCCTGGACTGCGGTTTCGCCCCGGCGACCCTGGCCTCGGTCACCGCCGTGGACGACCAGCCGGCGCGCCTGGAGCAGTTCTTCTTCGGCCTCGGCGGCCCCAACGGCCCGCTGCCGCTGCACCTGACCGAGTACATGCGCGAGCGCCAGCGCAACCATGCCGACCCCACCAGCAAGCGCTTTCTCGATATCTTCCACCACCGCCTGCTGAGCCTGTTCTACCGCGCCTGGGCCGAGGCCCGGCCGACGGTCAGCCACGACCGTCCGGGCGACGACTACTGGGCCGCGCGCCTGGCCGCCTTGAGCGGCCGTGGCCAGCCGGAGCTGCACGGCCAGGGGCCGCTGGCCGATACCGCCAAGCTGCACTGGTCCGGTCACCTGGCCGCGCAAACCCGCTACCCCGATGGCCTGTGCAGCATCCTGGCAGGCTACTTCGGCGTGCCGGTAAAGCTCGAGGAGTACGTCGGCCAGTGGCTCGAGCTGCCCGAGCGCAGCCAGCTCGGCGTGCGCGCCAACCGCCTGGGCCTGGACCTGTGCCTGGGCCGCTACGTCTGGGACCGCCAGCACAAGTTCCGCCTGTGCCTCGGCCCGCTGAGCCTCGACCAGTACCACGCCCTGCTGCCCGGCGGGCAGGCGTTCGTCGAGCTGGCGGCGTGGGTCGCCGAGTACCTGGGCCAGGAACTGGACTGGGACCTCAACCTCATCCTTGCGCAGGACCAAGTGCCCGCGCTGCAACTCAACGCTGGCCAACGCCTGGGGTTCGATACCTGGCTCGGCCGGCCATCGCACGATGCAGGCGACCTGAAGCTGGCCCGGTACTACGCCGACCAGCCGGTCGCCGCCCCCCTCACAAGGAGTCAGGACCATGGGTGA
- the tssF gene encoding type VI secretion system baseplate subunit TssF → MNPRLLELYNQELQHIREGAAEFAKEYPKIAGRLTLSGIECADPYVERLLEGFAYLTARVQLKLDAEYPTFTHNLLEIAYPHYLAPTPSMTVVQLQTDPDEGSLAAGFRLPRDSVLRANLGRNSQTPCEFRSTQDVTLWPLQVARAEYFGNPGAVLGRLAASVPKARAGLRLSLRSGAEIPFASLPLSHLPLYLNGADETPFRLYEQLLGSACAVFVRQPGADWVERIPVEQALLPCGFDDREAALPVVPQAFQGYRLLQEYFALPQRLLFVDFAGLERAVQRCSGQELEIIVLFERFEQSLESSVGAGQFVPFCTPAINLFPRRVDRIHLSDRVHEHHVIADRTRPTDFEIHSLQRVSGHGTGPDQEFLPFYAVRDPSRYGRDQAYYIVRREPRVLSSEQRRNGTRSSYMGSETFVSLVDGQQAPYRHDLRQLGISALCSNRDLPLFMNVGDGRSDFSLADSAPVAAVRCLAGPSRPKASHAHDNRAWRLISQLSLNYLSLAEQGQGAAALRELLRLYGDPQDSALLLQIDGLREVSSKPCTRRLPMPGPIVFGRGLEITLTFDENAFRGTGVFLLGAVFERFLTRYVSINSFTETVLRTSERGEIMRWNAKPGRRPTL, encoded by the coding sequence ATGAACCCGCGCCTGCTCGAGCTGTACAACCAGGAACTGCAGCACATCCGCGAAGGTGCCGCCGAGTTCGCCAAGGAATACCCGAAGATCGCCGGGCGCCTGACGCTGTCGGGGATCGAGTGCGCCGACCCCTACGTCGAGCGCCTGCTCGAAGGCTTCGCCTACCTCACCGCGCGGGTGCAGCTGAAACTCGACGCCGAGTACCCGACCTTCACCCACAACCTGCTGGAAATCGCCTACCCGCACTACCTGGCGCCGACCCCGTCGATGACCGTGGTGCAGTTGCAGACCGACCCCGACGAGGGCTCGCTGGCTGCCGGTTTCCGCCTGCCGCGCGACAGCGTGCTGCGCGCCAACCTGGGGCGCAACTCGCAGACCCCCTGTGAGTTTCGCAGCACCCAGGACGTCACCCTGTGGCCCTTGCAGGTGGCCCGCGCCGAGTACTTCGGCAACCCCGGCGCCGTGCTCGGGCGCCTGGCCGCCAGCGTGCCCAAGGCCCGCGCCGGCCTGCGCCTGAGCCTGCGCAGCGGCGCCGAGATTCCGTTCGCCAGCCTGCCGCTGAGCCACCTGCCGCTATACCTCAACGGCGCCGACGAAACCCCGTTCCGCCTCTACGAGCAACTGCTCGGCAGCGCCTGCGCGGTGTTCGTGCGCCAGCCCGGCGCCGACTGGGTCGAGCGCATCCCGGTCGAGCAAGCCTTGCTGCCGTGCGGCTTCGACGACCGCGAGGCGGCGCTGCCGGTGGTGCCCCAGGCGTTCCAGGGCTATCGCCTGTTGCAGGAGTATTTCGCCCTGCCGCAACGCTTGCTGTTCGTCGATTTCGCCGGCCTGGAGCGGGCGGTGCAACGCTGCAGCGGCCAGGAGCTGGAGATCATCGTGCTGTTCGAGCGTTTCGAGCAGAGCCTGGAGAGCAGCGTCGGCGCCGGCCAGTTCGTGCCGTTCTGCACCCCGGCGATCAACCTGTTCCCGCGCCGGGTCGACCGCATCCACCTGAGCGACCGGGTGCACGAGCACCACGTGATCGCCGACCGCACCCGGCCTACCGATTTCGAGATTCACTCGTTGCAACGGGTCAGCGGCCACGGCACGGGCCCCGACCAGGAGTTCCTGCCGTTCTATGCCGTGCGCGACCCGTCGCGCTATGGCCGCGACCAGGCCTACTACATCGTCCGCCGCGAGCCACGGGTGCTGTCCAGCGAACAGCGGCGCAATGGCACGCGCTCCAGCTACATGGGCAGCGAGACCTTCGTCAGCCTGGTCGACGGCCAGCAGGCGCCCTACCGCCATGACCTGCGCCAGCTGGGCATCAGTGCCCTGTGCAGCAACCGCGACCTGCCGCTGTTCATGAACGTCGGCGACGGGCGCAGCGACTTCAGCCTGGCCGACAGCGCCCCGGTCGCCGCCGTGCGCTGCCTGGCCGGCCCCAGCCGGCCCAAGGCCAGCCATGCCCACGATAATCGCGCCTGGCGCCTGATCAGCCAGTTGTCGCTGAACTACCTGTCGCTGGCCGAACAGGGCCAGGGCGCCGCCGCCCTGCGCGAACTGCTGCGCCTGTACGGCGACCCGCAGGACAGCGCCCTGCTCCTGCAGATCGACGGCCTGCGCGAGGTCAGCAGCAAGCCCTGCACCCGGCGCCTGCCAATGCCCGGGCCGATCGTCTTCGGCCGCGGCCTGGAAATCACCCTGACCTTCGACGAGAACGCCTTCCGCGGCACCGGCGTGTTCCTGCTGGGCGCGGTGTTCGAGCGCTTCCTGACCCGCTACGTGTCGATCAACAGCTTCACCGAAACCGTGCTGCGCACCAGCGAACGAGGCGAGATCATGCGCTGGAACGCCAAGCCCGGACGCAGGCCGACCCTGTGA
- the tssE gene encoding type VI secretion system baseplate subunit TssE: MVAEIATRDRLQPSLLDRLTDDDPGNPQEAPDKRVLSLHQLKASVLRDLAWLLNTTSLLDSVDTLNSQAGASVVNYGLPALAGNSASNIDLSALERIIHQAIATYEPRILAHTLKVRAQAAPGEMNANALSFEIEGDLWAQPAALPLLLQTDVDLESGHVRVAPAERRRRA, from the coding sequence GTGGTAGCCGAGATCGCCACCCGCGACCGCCTGCAGCCCTCGCTGCTGGACCGTCTGACCGACGACGACCCGGGCAACCCGCAGGAAGCCCCCGACAAACGCGTGCTCAGCCTGCACCAGCTCAAGGCCTCGGTGCTGCGCGACCTGGCCTGGCTGCTCAACACCACCTCGTTGCTCGACAGCGTCGATACCCTGAACTCCCAGGCCGGTGCCTCGGTGGTCAACTACGGCCTGCCGGCCCTGGCCGGCAACAGTGCCTCGAACATCGACCTGAGCGCCCTGGAGCGCATCATCCACCAGGCCATCGCCACCTACGAGCCACGCATTCTCGCCCATACCCTGAAGGTGCGCGCCCAGGCCGCCCCCGGCGAGATGAACGCCAACGCCCTGAGCTTCGAGATCGAAGGCGACCTGTGGGCCCAGCCGGCGGCGCTGCCGCTGCTGCTGCAGACCGACGTCGACCTGGAGTCCGGCCATGTCCGCGTGGCGCCCGCCGAGCGCCGGAGGCGTGCATGA
- the tssB gene encoding type VI secretion system contractile sheath small subunit: MAKDSSQKFIARNRAPRVQIEYDVELYGAEKKVQLPFVMGVLSDLAGKPAEPLPAVAERKFLEVDVDNFDSRLKAMKPRVAFNVPNELTGEGNLSLDITFESMDDFSPAAVARKVDALNQLLEARTQLANLLTYMDGKTGAEDIILKAIKDPALLQALASAPKPADTEPKA; encoded by the coding sequence GTGGCGAAAGACAGCTCCCAGAAATTCATCGCGCGCAACCGTGCGCCGCGGGTACAGATCGAGTACGACGTCGAGCTGTACGGCGCCGAGAAGAAGGTCCAGCTGCCCTTCGTCATGGGCGTGCTCTCCGACCTCGCCGGCAAGCCCGCCGAGCCGCTGCCGGCAGTGGCCGAGCGCAAGTTCCTGGAAGTCGACGTCGACAACTTCGACTCGCGCCTGAAGGCCATGAAGCCACGCGTGGCGTTCAACGTGCCCAACGAGCTGACCGGTGAAGGCAACCTGAGCCTGGACATCACCTTCGAGAGCATGGACGACTTCAGCCCCGCCGCCGTGGCGCGCAAGGTCGACGCCTTGAACCAGCTGCTCGAGGCGCGTACCCAGCTGGCCAACCTGCTGACCTACATGGACGGCAAGACCGGCGCCGAGGACATCATCCTCAAGGCCATCAAGGACCCGGCCCTGCTCCAGGCCCTGGCCAGCGCGCCGAAACCCGCCGACACCGAGCCGAAGGCCTGA
- the tssH gene encoding type VI secretion system ATPase TssH, whose protein sequence is MGEISRAALFGKLNSVAYKAIEAATVFCKLRGNPYVELVHWLHQLLQLQDSDLHRIIRQFNVEPARLARDLTDALDRLPRGSTSITDLSSQVEEAVERGWVYGSLMFGESQVRTGYLLVGILKTPSLRNALLGLSSEFAKLKIEALSERFDEYVGDSPENNLAASDGFSAAAPGEASGAVAPAAMGKQEALKRFTVDLTEQARSGKLDPIVGRDEEIRQLVDILMRRRQNNPILTGEAGVGKTAVVEGFALRIVAGDVPPALKDVELRSLDVGLLQAGASMKGEFEQRLRQVIEDVQASPKPIILFIDEAHTLVGAGGAAGTGDAANLLKPALARGSLRTVAATTWAEYKKHIEKDPALTRRFQVVQVDEPSEAKALLMMRGVASTMEKHHQVQILDEALEAAVKLSHRYIPARQLPDKSVSLLDTACARVAISLHAVPAEVDDSRRRIEALEVELQIIAREAAIGVNTAQRQAQANSLLAEERERLTGLESRWAEEKALVDELLATRAQLREQVGVVDQEVDVQGSHELREKLSDLQQRLTTLQGESPLILPTVDYQAVASVVADWTGIPVGRMARNEIETVLNLDSHLAKRIIGQDHALKMIAKRIQTSRAGLDNPNKPIGVFMLAGTSGVGKTETALALAEAMYGGEQNLITINMSEFQEAHTVSTLKGAPPGYVGYGEGGVLTEAVRRRPYSVVLLDEVEKAHPDVHEIFFQVFDKGVMEDGEGRQIDFRNTLILLTTNAGTELIANTCKDPQALPDPESVASSLRQPLLEIFPPALLGRLVTIPYYPLSDAMLKAITRLQLERIRKRVEGTHKVGFAYDDDVVELIVSRCTETESGGRMIDAILTNGLLPDMSREFLTRLLEGKPLASVSISRRDNDLHYDFGAAD, encoded by the coding sequence ATGGGTGAAATCAGCCGCGCCGCGCTGTTCGGCAAACTCAACAGCGTCGCCTACAAGGCCATCGAGGCGGCCACGGTGTTCTGCAAGCTGCGGGGCAACCCCTATGTCGAGCTGGTGCACTGGCTGCACCAGCTGCTGCAACTGCAGGACAGCGACCTGCACCGCATCATCCGCCAGTTCAACGTCGAGCCGGCACGCCTGGCCCGCGACCTGACCGACGCCCTGGACCGCCTGCCGCGCGGCTCGACCTCAATCACCGACCTGTCCTCGCAAGTGGAAGAAGCCGTCGAGCGCGGCTGGGTCTACGGCAGCCTGATGTTCGGCGAAAGCCAGGTACGCACCGGCTACCTGCTGGTCGGCATCCTCAAGACGCCGAGCCTGCGCAATGCGTTGCTGGGGCTGTCCAGCGAGTTCGCCAAGCTGAAGATCGAGGCCCTGAGCGAGCGCTTCGACGAGTACGTGGGCGACTCGCCGGAGAACAACCTGGCGGCCAGCGACGGCTTCAGCGCCGCCGCCCCGGGCGAGGCCAGCGGCGCCGTGGCCCCGGCGGCGATGGGCAAGCAGGAGGCGCTCAAGCGCTTCACTGTCGACCTCACCGAGCAGGCCCGCAGCGGCAAGCTCGACCCCATCGTCGGCCGTGACGAGGAGATCCGCCAGCTGGTCGACATCCTCATGCGCCGCCGCCAGAACAACCCGATCCTCACTGGCGAGGCCGGCGTCGGCAAGACCGCGGTGGTCGAAGGTTTCGCCCTGCGCATCGTCGCCGGCGACGTGCCACCGGCGCTCAAGGATGTCGAGCTGCGCAGCCTGGACGTCGGCCTGTTGCAGGCCGGCGCCAGCATGAAGGGCGAATTCGAACAACGCCTGCGCCAGGTGATCGAGGACGTGCAGGCCTCGCCCAAGCCGATCATCCTGTTCATCGACGAGGCCCATACCCTGGTCGGCGCCGGGGGCGCCGCCGGCACCGGTGACGCCGCCAACCTGCTCAAGCCGGCCCTGGCCCGTGGCAGCCTGCGCACGGTGGCCGCGACCACCTGGGCCGAGTACAAGAAGCACATCGAGAAGGACCCGGCCCTGACCCGCCGCTTCCAGGTGGTGCAAGTGGACGAGCCGAGCGAAGCCAAGGCGCTGCTGATGATGCGCGGCGTGGCCTCGACCATGGAGAAACACCACCAGGTGCAGATCCTCGACGAGGCGCTGGAAGCCGCGGTGAAACTGTCGCACCGCTACATCCCGGCGCGCCAGCTGCCGGACAAGTCAGTGAGCCTGCTCGATACCGCCTGCGCCCGCGTGGCCATCAGCCTGCACGCGGTGCCGGCCGAGGTGGACGACAGCCGTCGGCGCATCGAGGCACTGGAAGTCGAATTGCAGATCATTGCCCGCGAAGCCGCCATCGGCGTCAACACCGCGCAACGCCAAGCCCAGGCCAACAGCCTGCTGGCTGAGGAGCGCGAGCGCCTGACCGGCCTGGAAAGTCGCTGGGCCGAGGAGAAAGCCCTGGTGGACGAGCTGCTGGCCACCCGCGCGCAACTGCGCGAGCAAGTGGGCGTGGTCGACCAGGAAGTGGACGTGCAGGGCAGCCATGAACTGCGCGAGAAGCTCAGCGACCTGCAACAGCGCCTCACCACCCTGCAAGGCGAGAGCCCGTTGATCCTGCCGACCGTGGACTACCAGGCGGTGGCCTCGGTGGTCGCCGACTGGACCGGCATCCCGGTGGGACGCATGGCGCGCAACGAGATCGAGACCGTGCTCAACCTCGACAGCCACCTGGCCAAGCGCATCATCGGCCAGGACCACGCGCTGAAGATGATCGCCAAGCGCATCCAGACCTCCCGCGCAGGCCTGGACAACCCGAACAAGCCGATCGGCGTGTTCATGCTCGCCGGCACCTCCGGCGTGGGCAAGACCGAGACCGCCCTGGCCCTGGCCGAGGCCATGTACGGCGGTGAACAGAACCTGATCACCATCAACATGAGCGAGTTCCAGGAAGCCCACACCGTCTCCACCCTCAAGGGCGCCCCGCCCGGCTACGTCGGTTACGGCGAAGGCGGCGTGCTGACCGAGGCCGTGCGCCGCCGGCCCTACAGCGTGGTGCTGCTGGACGAGGTGGAAAAAGCCCACCCCGACGTGCACGAGATCTTCTTCCAGGTGTTCGACAAGGGCGTGATGGAAGACGGCGAGGGGCGCCAGATCGATTTTCGCAACACCCTGATCCTGCTCACCACCAACGCCGGCACCGAGCTGATCGCCAATACCTGCAAGGACCCGCAGGCGCTGCCCGACCCAGAGTCGGTGGCCAGCTCGCTGCGCCAGCCGCTGCTGGAGATCTTCCCGCCCGCCTTGCTTGGCCGCCTGGTGACCATCCCCTACTACCCGCTCAGCGACGCCATGCTCAAGGCCATCACCCGCCTGCAGCTGGAGCGCATCCGCAAGCGCGTGGAAGGCACTCACAAGGTCGGCTTCGCCTACGACGACGACGTGGTCGAGCTGATCGTCTCGCGCTGCACCGAGACCGAGAGCGGTGGCCGCATGATCGACGCTATCCTGACCAATGGCCTGCTGCCGGACATGAGCCGCGAGTTCCTGACCCGCCTGCTCGAAGGCAAGCCGCTGGCCAGCGTCAGCATCAGCCGTCGTGACAACGACCTGCAC
- the tssC gene encoding type VI secretion system contractile sheath large subunit, producing the protein MNDPLRDSQAPQAATQDPSEFASLLLQEFKPKTERAKEAVESAVRTLAEQALAQTNLVSNDAIGSIEQIIAAIDAKLTAQVNQIIHHDDFQQLESAWRGLHYLVNNTESDEQLKIRVLNISKTDLHKTLKKFKGTAWDQSPVFKKLYEEEYGQFGGEPYGCLVGDYYFDQSPPDVELLGEVSKVCASMHAPFISAASPTVMGMGSWQELSNPRDLTKIFTTPEYAGWRSLRESEDSRYIGLTMPRFLARLPYGAKTDPVEAFAFEEDTDGADSSKYTWANAAYAMAVNINRSFKHYGWCSRIRGVESGGEVQGLPAHTFPTDDGGVDMKCPTEIAISDRREAELAKNGFMPLLHKKNTDFAAFIGAQSLQKPAEYDDPDATANANLAARLPYLFATCRFAHYLKCIVRDKIGSFKEKDEMQRWLQDWILNYVDGDPAHSTETTKAQHPLAAAEVVVEDVEGNPGYYNSRFYLRPHYQLEGLTVSLRLVSKLPSAKGA; encoded by the coding sequence ATGAACGATCCGTTGCGCGACAGCCAGGCCCCGCAGGCGGCCACCCAGGACCCGAGCGAGTTCGCAAGCCTCTTGCTGCAGGAGTTCAAGCCCAAGACCGAGCGGGCCAAGGAAGCCGTGGAGAGCGCCGTGCGCACCCTGGCCGAGCAGGCCCTGGCGCAGACCAACCTGGTGTCCAACGATGCCATCGGCTCGATCGAGCAGATCATCGCCGCCATCGACGCCAAGCTCACCGCCCAGGTCAACCAGATCATCCACCACGATGACTTCCAGCAACTGGAAAGCGCCTGGCGTGGCCTGCACTACCTGGTCAACAACACCGAGAGCGACGAGCAGCTGAAGATTCGCGTGCTCAACATCTCGAAGACCGACCTGCACAAGACCCTGAAGAAATTCAAGGGCACCGCCTGGGACCAGAGCCCGGTGTTCAAGAAGCTCTACGAAGAGGAATACGGCCAGTTCGGCGGCGAGCCTTACGGCTGCCTGGTGGGCGACTACTACTTCGACCAGTCACCGCCGGATGTCGAGCTGCTGGGCGAGGTGTCCAAGGTCTGCGCCTCGATGCACGCGCCGTTCATTTCCGCCGCCTCGCCGACGGTGATGGGCATGGGCTCGTGGCAGGAGCTGTCCAACCCGCGCGACCTGACCAAGATCTTCACCACCCCGGAGTACGCCGGCTGGCGCTCGCTGCGCGAATCGGAAGACTCGCGCTACATCGGCCTGACCATGCCACGTTTCCTGGCGCGCCTGCCCTACGGCGCCAAGACCGACCCGGTCGAGGCCTTCGCCTTCGAGGAAGACACCGACGGCGCCGACAGCAGCAAGTACACCTGGGCCAACGCCGCCTACGCCATGGCGGTGAACATCAACCGCTCGTTCAAGCACTACGGCTGGTGCTCGCGCATCCGCGGCGTGGAATCGGGCGGTGAAGTGCAGGGCCTGCCGGCCCACACCTTCCCCACCGACGACGGTGGCGTGGACATGAAGTGCCCGACCGAGATCGCCATTTCCGACCGCCGCGAGGCGGAGCTGGCGAAAAACGGTTTCATGCCGCTGCTGCACAAGAAGAACACCGACTTCGCCGCCTTCATCGGCGCGCAGTCGCTGCAGAAGCCGGCCGAGTACGACGACCCGGACGCCACCGCCAACGCCAACCTGGCCGCGCGCCTGCCGTACCTGTTCGCCACCTGCCGCTTCGCCCATTACCTGAAGTGCATCGTTCGCGACAAGATCGGTTCGTTCAAGGAAAAGGACGAGATGCAGCGCTGGCTGCAGGACTGGATCCTCAACTACGTCGACGGCGACCCGGCGCACTCCACCGAGACCACCAAGGCCCAGCACCCGCTGGCGGCCGCCGAAGTGGTGGTCGAGGACGTCGAAGGCAACCCGGGTTACTACAACTCGCGCTTCTACCTGCGCCCGCACTACCAGCTCGAAGGGCTGACCGTGTCGCTGCGCCTGGTGTCGAAGCTGCCTTCGGCCAAAGGAGCCTGA
- a CDS encoding Hcp family type VI secretion system effector yields MAVDIFIKIGDIKGESHDKAHKDEIDVLNWSWGMSQSGNMHLGSGGGSGKVNIQDLSITKYIDKSSPNLMAHCSSGKHIDKVKLTVRKAGGESQVEYLIINLEEVIISSLSTGGSGSDDRLTENVTLNFAKVTVDYQPQKADGTKEGGPIKYGWNIRSNVKI; encoded by the coding sequence ATGGCTGTAGATATTTTCATCAAGATCGGCGACATCAAGGGCGAGTCCCACGACAAGGCCCACAAGGACGAAATCGACGTGCTCAACTGGAGCTGGGGCATGTCCCAGTCCGGCAACATGCACCTGGGCAGCGGTGGCGGCTCGGGCAAGGTCAACATCCAGGACCTGTCGATCACCAAGTACATCGACAAGTCCAGCCCCAACCTGATGGCCCACTGCTCCAGCGGCAAGCACATCGACAAGGTCAAGCTGACCGTGCGCAAGGCTGGCGGTGAAAGCCAGGTCGAGTACCTGATCATCAACCTCGAAGAGGTGATCATCAGCTCGCTGAGCACCGGTGGCTCGGGCAGCGACGACCGCCTGACCGAGAACGTGACCCTGAACTTCGCCAAGGTCACCGTCGACTACCAGCCGCAGAAAGCCGACGGCACCAAGGAAGGCGGCCCGATCAAGTACGGCTGGAACATCCGCTCCAACGTCAAGATCTGA
- a CDS encoding type VI secretion system amidase effector protein Tae4 — protein MAKPSFINLWNAYPKVSSPCDGPWDNQCAIRMSIALNGEMGLKVNKSTYTEPKCAHGHARGAESLANWLERQLGRPQRIGGSAQERETLKAKTGIIFYKDCFARAGQSQENRTGDHIDLWNRGLTKGFSDQNYQSKQVWFWELT, from the coding sequence ATGGCCAAGCCTTCTTTCATCAACCTGTGGAATGCCTACCCAAAGGTGTCCTCGCCTTGCGACGGCCCGTGGGACAACCAGTGCGCCATCCGCATGAGCATCGCGCTCAATGGCGAGATGGGCCTGAAGGTCAACAAGTCGACCTACACCGAACCCAAGTGCGCCCATGGCCATGCCCGTGGCGCCGAATCCCTGGCCAACTGGCTGGAGCGCCAGCTCGGCCGCCCGCAGCGCATCGGCGGCAGCGCCCAGGAGCGCGAGACGCTCAAGGCCAAGACCGGGATCATCTTCTACAAGGACTGCTTCGCCCGTGCCGGGCAAAGCCAGGAAAACCGCACCGGCGACCATATCGACCTGTGGAACCGCGGCCTGACCAAGGGCTTCTCCGACCAGAACTACCAGTCCAAGCAGGTCTGGTTCTGGGAGCTGACATGA